In Suncus etruscus isolate mSunEtr1 chromosome 2, mSunEtr1.pri.cur, whole genome shotgun sequence, the genomic stretch AATCCAGGAAGAGGAAGCACAAGCAAGAATTGAGTTTTCCACCCAGGCTGGATACCCTCTCCTACTTTTATGAGTTCTGATCTGTGCCTAAACTTGTGCAGCCTGAACTTGTCTCCATCTAGCTTCAAACACTTTAGTATATCTAATCTATACATAAACAACTACTCTCATCTATCCCTTATAACTTGCCTACCTCCAAAATGCATTGTGACTGATGCAAACTAATTTTGATGAAAATATATCATGTGCATTAGAGAATATGCTTCAAACTACCTACAAAGCTCAACTTGTATTCACTATActtcctactttctttttattgtgtCAAATTAGAAAATTGGAAATTCAATCCAGTTGAGTATCTTCCTCTAATTTACCTGTAAAtcatagaaaaatttatttaaaaaaatcacactccatCAAGCTTTTCCCTGACCTGATAAAATATAGCATTTGTTATATGGTACTTCTTAAAGTTTGTGtcttacataaaataaaaccatatttttCCAGTTTCCAGGTTAATTGCTAAGAAAAGTAATTTTCAAAGAGTGGAATTCTCCAAAATCTTTTCAGAGTGCCTAcaggtttaaaattattttcacaaaagaaTGTTTCCCACTTTAATCTCCTTGTAGACAGGTTTCCAGTGAGCTTTAATAGAGGCAACTTGACTGTGAAAACAAACATGACTCCATTATTTGGcaaagtatatatgtatgtgatctcaagttttaaaaatctttgtgGTAGTAGATTTATGATATATGTGCATCTTTTTCAGAGATTTCTCATATATCTATACTCTGAATATGTTTTCCTCCTATTTGTCTGCAATTGTTTTAGTtactttattatcattatttaagtCATTTTGAAATCTAAAAGTTTTCTGGTTGGAACTCTCAAAGCTCTTCCATATTTTTATGCAGGGTGTAATATCCATGAATTTAGTTGTTACCTGTATTAGTCATAACACTGGAAAGAAAACTTTATCATTTTGAAGTGAGGGGGTCTGCAAGTTTTCAGTAAGATCAGACTGTAAATATTAGGTAACTAGTGACTATTTGGTAAGAActataacaaaagcaaaagtatattttatgaaaacacaaaatgtataatttattgatttattttgcaatgatgttttaaaaacttaatgctcttaaaaatttgaatttttatcaatGAGTTCTAGTAGATATAATCCAAATAAGTTAAAATTCTCAGATcctttaatagtttttaaaagtaaaaaaaaagagtccttcTACTAAAACAAATTTGATAGTTACTACATTGCATCACTACACTCTTTCTTGGGATCATAATTCTTCTTTTTAactgcatttatttattgattcatttattgattgattggttttgggtcacaaccagcagagctcaggggttactcctggctctgcactcaaaaatcacccctggcaggctgggggcccatgtgggatgccgggaattgaaccgggtccctcctaggtcggccgcatgcaaggtaaacgctccactgctgtgctatctctctggccctgagatcataattcttaattttctattttacagGCAGTGATAGAACATGTAACTGATAAACAGTGATGCTAATTTTTGAGATCAGGGGCTTGATAGGTGTCTCATATATGTTCACAGAATGAGTATAGTTATCCTTGTTTTAAAGATAAAGTGAAAGGtttggaaaggaaaaataaaccactATCATAGTGGTAACAATAAAACCTGATCCAAGTCCATGTCTGACACTGAAGCCTTTATCTTTTCCAGGAATTAATATATCCTGGGAAAAAGTTGCACACCGTTGAAACTTTACAACTATTTTGGAAAATCACTTTCAAAtccattatttccttctgttctcACAATCCCTTATGAGTTATTCAGATTTCTTTAGTGGTCTCTCCAAACACAATGCTCTTTCCATTGTGTATTATTATCTTTTGCATTACtcttataaaaacatttaagattaggacattatatatatatatacatatatatacataggcTTTATTTGCATTTATCTCAGCATTAATAAGCAAAGCAGTTAGAGAACAAGGATCTATACATGTtttctataaacattttatttacatgGGTCAAAAGGCTAATGGGTAATATTTGGCAAATAGGTACTTTATTACAAGAGAAAATCAAATTTCCATGGTTCTTATTATTGGATACAAATTATAATAATGGTTTAGTTAAAGTTTTCTGCAGGTGTCTactaaagaagaaatgaaagtctTCCCTTAGGAACAGTATCTGATTAGTCAGGGATCAGAGTACACCAAATTGACGGTAAATATTCCTCTGTATAACCTGTCCTTAATTCTTGAGTTGCATAAAAACTTTGCAGGGCTAGTTTAGGTTGTGGATTATGATTTTCTGGTTTGAGAGTTTGGCTCTCCAAGTGTGGTCGGAAGCTTTCTCTTTACATGGGCACTTATCAAAGaaagaattcttttaaaatatctaattcaAAACTGCAGGAAATGGAGCACAGTCATTTGTGAATGGTGAAGAACTGAGCATTAAAAAGCTTTAAAAAGCCTGGTGAAAGACTGACTTGCTCCAGTTTGAGAAGCATTTAGAGTGGATgtctacatttatatttatatgtttctgtagacatagatttatttatttgggggtgagaTTTTTACTCCTAACCTCACAAACAACTTTTCCTACAAATTAAGAAGGAAatgttcatttaattttgttCGGTCTGGGAAAGAAACTTCCTAAATGGCAACCCTGCATAAGAAACTAAattcactttattatttataGCAATGTCAGAACTCCAAAGACATCCAGTGGTCCCTGAATTTATTCAACCATTGTTCAGACTGAACCAATATCCCGGGGTTGGGAAGGAAGGAACAGGGACAAGGGACAATAAAGGAAATATTACTTTAACCCAGCCCCTCAAGTGTCTTAGCTGGAACCCTAGGAGGAAACAACTTCAAAACCACCAGGGTTTGACTCCCCACTACCACCTCCCGCACTTCAATGAAACCTCGATAGCCAAGAAATAAAGCCTGTCAATAGGTTCTACTGATGACAATGTGAGCTGAGAGTCACATATCCATCTCCTGAGCTATCGCTATGCCTCTCACTGCAGCTCCAGAAACAAAATAACCACTTCTCGCTGTCTAACTCAAACCCAAGTGTTCAATCATTCGCCTCAGCAGCTCTCTGCCACAAGGTGTACCCTTCCCTTAGCATGGCCCCAGTAGAGTAGAACTCTCCAAAGCCACAGACCCGTTttctagaggcaggcagggaaatcACTGGTAGGACAGCAAATAAGACATTTCATCTGGCCTCTGGGGAAAATGCCTGGCAGGGGACTAGtattgcttggggggggggggaggggaatctGCCCCCAATGTGTCTAAGATGTAAAATTAATCACCCAGAGTTTTCCGAAGGTGAGCAGAGAGAAGGGGAGCCTGTGGAATGGGCCATCTGGAGACATTTTAAGGGGTCAACTTGAGGCTAGGCCCTTCTCCAAAAGTTCCCTCTTATCTCTCGACTTTGGAATTCTAACTCTTGGAGACTGGGGGAGTGAGCCTGATCTGGGGAACTCAGCCTCATCAAGCCCTCCAGGTTTTGGGGGGTatacagctctctctctctctctctctctctctctctctctctctctctctctctctctctctctctctctctctctctctgcctcatcAAGCCCTCCAGATTTTGGGGGGTatgcagctctctctctctctctctctctctctctctctctctctctctctctctctctctctctctctctctctctctctctctctctctctctctctctctctctctctctctctttggagcTAGGGTCCGCACGTTCTGCCTCCCTCCTCACTTTTAGAAGGCGCTGCACGGCAGGCACCCTTCCCCACCCACTCTCCTAAGCCCCTTGGGGGCCGCGCTGAGTCACTCACGACTAAAGGCAGGGAGCACATGGTGAAGAGCACAGTCATGAGCCCCAGCAGCAGCAGGTGATCCATCTCCTCCAGGGGTTGCGAGGCCGCCTCGCTCACGCCCGCCGTGCACTGGACGCGCGGGTCCCCGAGGCGACAGCGCGGGAGCCTTCGCAAGCGCCGGTGCATGGCGTAGAGGCTGCGCATGGCGCTCAGGTTGCACAGCACGATGGCGAGGATCAGCAGCGCCATCAGGCTGGCGTAGAGCACCGAATAGCCCAGCACCACCGGCGATCGCTCCTCGTCCACCATCTGGAAGAAGCACCAGCTGCCCGGGCAGTACTGCACGAACTTCCCAAAGCCCGCGAAGGGCAGAGCGCAGAAAGCCAGGCAGAAGGCGCCCGCCGAGGGAGCCACCAGCGCGCCCCGGCGCCGGGTGATGTGCCGTCGGTAGAAGAAAGGATGCCCGATGGAGAGCCAGCACTCGAGGGCCATGGCCAGCAGCTGCATGGTGGAGACGAGCCCGAAGAAGGTCATGAAGAAGGCGAAGGTTTGGCACAGGGAGCTGTCGCTCACCAGCCCCTGGAGGCTGCGGTTCTGCGCGTAAGCGTTCAGCACGAAGGAGCTCACCACACACTTGCCCAGCAAGTCGGTGACGGTCAGCCCGCACACCAGCACGTAGAAGACCGACGGCGGCGAGCGCTGCTGGCGCGGCGGGCACGACCCCAGCCCCGAGCGCGCCAGCAAGCCCAGCGCCAAGAGGTTGCCCACGAGGCCCCCGACGAAGAGCACCAAGCTAAAGGCCACCGTGCTTCCCTTCTGCACCGAGGTTATGTTGTGACAGGAGTAGAACGACAGGCGCATGGTGGAGCGACGCGGGGGGCTGTCGTTGGATACTGCGGGAGGACCCCCGGCGACGGCTGCGGGCTGGCTGGCTGTGGTCCCGGAGCTCCCCCGGGCCCTCGGAGCGCAGCCCGGGTGGAGAAGCTGCGACGCAAAGGAAACCACACGGAGAGATGTAGGATCTCCGGGTGTTCCGGACAGCCGGCACCTCCTATCTAAACTCTCTAGGCACACCCTTCCTCGAGGGGCGGGATTGCAGCCCGCTCGCAAGGATGCTGGTTTGGGCAGAGCTCTGTCCAGAGAGGAGGGATAGTGCCTTCGGAGCTTGAGGACAGGCAGGCAGGCCTTGGGATCCTGAGTCAGAATGGCTTCTGGCTAAGTAGTCAAGATCAGAGCAACTCAGGCCACCCCGGCTTTTGAGGCAAGAGAACTGAGTAGCCAAGAGGATCAGAGCAACTCAGGCCACCTCTACTTTTGAGGCAAGAGAACTGAGTAGCCAAAGGCAGCTGAGGGTATGAGAAAGGAGAAAGTGATGTGAAACTTTGGGAGTGGACCAGAAAACACTGACATGCTCACAGAGGTAGAGTAAGTGACGTTTGCCTACCGCTTAAGCcttatttagaattttctttggGGGGCCTGAAAGTTGTAAGGGTCAGgcttaaattgtttaaaaaaaattaaaaggaatgcTGCAGATTATGTAGAGTAAGTCAGAAAGTTTAGGGGATaggttattttaaattaaaatattttatgatacgatatgaagctcaccacaaagagtggtgagtgcagttagagaaataactacactatcatgacaatgtttaatgagtgaaagaagtaggcctgttttgaatacaggcaggggtgggggaggatggagatggagagcattggtggtgggaatgttgcactggtgaagggggggaggtgttctttttatgactgaaacccaactacaaacatgcttaaataaagatattattttagaagattaaattaaaatattttaagaactcAAAACTTAAGAGGGGAACCTTTCATAAAAATCACTTAGGCCTAATTACATGATACATTTATTCCCATTATCTGCAGAAATGTATTAAGCTGCTCTGGGGTAGACAGAGAAATTGCTCAAAGACTGAGCACATACTTTGAATGGAAGAGGCCAGATTTGACCCCTCATATCACATGGAGCCCCTAATCACCAATAAGAGTAAACCCCAATATCAAACAAGGAGTAGGAGGAGTAGGCCCTATATCAAAGTTTTTCttggattatttatttttcagataagaAAAGTTCTATTTGTTTTACTGCCAATTTTTTTGACTTCATGTAATTATTAAGGATAGATGACAGTCAGGCCTTTGGATATCTTGTGAGTATTTTGAAGAAACAGAAgacaaaaattgagaaaagaaggAGCCTGTAAtttcctgtaattttttttttcgaaAGTCAGAACTGCCTTGACTTAtcagtttccttcttttttgtagTTGTGCAATGTTCCAGGGCTATTTCTGCATAAAAGTTCTTGCAGCATCTATTTCCCAAGATTTCAGTCatgacacctggtggtgcttaggacttaatcctggctctgtgctcaggaatcactgctggtggtgctctgggtacCGCATGTATGAcgaggattaaaccagggtcaattGTGTGCTTGGCAAGTgacttaacttctgtactatctctctagctagaacattcattttttttgtctgaTTTTGCTTCATGCCTTTTCAGCACCCCTATCccaacccccccccttttttttggttttgggctacatccggtgaagctcaaaggctactcctggctatgtgctcagaaaatgctcctggcttgggggaaccatatgggatgccggagattgaaccaaggtcgtctagggtcagccgcatgcaaggcaaacaccctacggctgcactatcactctggccccaatccccAATTGTTTTGTCCAGCAATAAATTTCATTTTGAtgatttctattttggggggggttcgggccacacccgtttgttgcacaggggttactcctggctaagcgctcagaaattgcccctgcttggggggatcatatgggacgcggggggatcgaactgcatctctagcgccaccttgccagcccctgatGATTTATTTCACTGTCAAAGGGAGTGAAAAAAACCTCCAGAGATTCTACAGAGTAGGTATACCTTGGTGAACCTCAGTTGATTTGTGTCCACATATAAATCAACATTAGAATTACTCATTTGCAGGACTTAGAGAAAATTTCCCTTAAATCGACTTAACTATAGCTTAATTTAtaaagattaatattttaaatgtcattcATGAGATTATGGCCTAGGAGTAAATAGATGCTGGGCAATTCATCTGTTAATCCAATTATAGGTTATGATGGTTTGCTTATCAatgaaatagcacagtggttgtaAGGGAAGCAGTCTGCAAGTGTGATGGGGTTGGCATCCTGGGGATTAGGCTTTGAGATAGAAATAAGATATTTATTAGGGAATGTTTTGGGAATCAACACTTGTTAAATGGaatgggggggggagaagggTTGGGTAGAGGAAGAATTGGCTTTGACAAATTTTGATAAAATGCATTACCCAACTCAATTGAAAGCTTGACATTTGAAAGGGACTTACCAGCATTTTTCTGATTTTGGATTTAGGGGACTAGGTTAGGGTTTGGCTATCTGGAAAAAGTAAATGGCCTCAAGGTTTGCTGTTCTCTTGAGACAAGATAGTAGGCtgatagggctggagtgacagtgcaGTTGGTGGGTACTTGCCTTTGTGGTCAACCCTGGTTACATACCCAGTACTccctatagttccccaagccccaccaggattaATTTATGAAGACATAGACaggaggagtaagtcctgagcacagcagagtatTCCCCTTtcctcacaaaaaagaaaaagatagtgtGACTGCATCGACAACTATAGCTGAAAGACCAAGTCCCTAAATGCTGAAGAGGATTTGGGTGGTCCTTCAGGATGGTGAATTTCTCAGTTAAGGCCAGAGGTAATGGAACCTTAAGTTTAAACCTATATCTTCCTCAggtttaaaaaagtttttctaaataCCTTTTTAGATAGTACCAGCCAAGTTAAGCTAGTGTGACATCATAACATTTCAAAGCGATTTTGTTATTCATAAAACCTTTGATCTAGCTCAGGGATGGCAAACACGTGGCTCTCGAGCCCCATGTGGCTcatggccaaaatgaatgcggctctttgcctcttctcattattttgtatcctgtggctctgccaagtttggattttgttctgctgcttctgaggagggacctctgaggagacatTTCCGAGCACgcagtcccacccccaggctgcgtcctctcttctcccatccctcagaCACAACTGCAGGGCCAGCAAGCGGGGAAACTTATGTggcacatgttgtgtcacatctcgccgttagttcttagtgtggaggacgcagcacaccctcaccatcactgcaggattttgaccctcactcaaagtGGCAAAattcaatatgtgtttaatatattattgttaaaattagatgcttttgtgtgagtgtttgtctgttttggcaggtcactgcgtggtgtggctctctgactctcacagtttaaaatgttggctctttgtgtcgaacttgttcgccacccatGATCTAGCTTTTCTCAGCATAGTCagtcttttttagtttttatctgATTACTTAAATGTCTTCCCCAGAAATTTCTCTCCCTCATCCTCAGACATGATATTCTTGAAATCTTCAGAATCTTCATAGCATTTATTGTATTATATCATGCTATATATTTGCTTGTTGGGGTATAAATTATTCAAAGGCAAGGTCTTTTTTATTCAGCTTGATTTTCTTGTATCCTAACACCTAACTCTAAGTATACAGTAGACatgggctagagatatagtacagggattaagaaaCTCGCCTTGCTTGctgccaatcccagttcaatacctgagcactaccagaaatgatcactgaacaaagaaccaggcataagccctgaatactatcAAGGTGTATTCCACAGGTATATTTGTGGCCAAATATAGCtcaccagaaagaaaaatagattacAATAGCCATTTAGTACTCCTCAAAGACTCTATCCTTGAATCTTAGACAAATGTGAACTTATAttctaagaatttaaaatatttttgtgctttCATCTACCTGTCAGAGAGTCCTGGTTACATAAAAATAACTCAGATGAATGTCTGGGCCACTAATTCTTTCATTTGCCTGGATGTATCTCTGAAGGAAAATCTAAAGGAATCAATTGAGATTGACTTATACATTGTTTTTCTATGCTCATACTAAATTATATGGAAGATGagtaatgtaaaataatataattgtaaCAAAAAACAATCATTTATTGAGGATAAGCAATTAGAAGTATTAGAACTTCTAACTTTGCATAATTATTATTGTAATTTGGAGggggtttaggtcacacccggcagcgctctacactcagaaatcgctcctaacaagctcagggaaccatatgagatgcagggattcgaaccatcatccttctgcattgcaaagcaaatgccctacctccatactatctctccggccccttattattgtaattgttgtgtatgtaaatattttgggggattactatgttgctcaccctaatctgattaggtgattgtgccctaccctagggtgtgacctggcattctgcccccaccccagggtaggacctgattctgcttccaccattggttggtatctgatcccaccattgggtgggacctgactctggactataagagcaagggtctgtggaaggctcgtggaaatatttgctttattcggatggacaaaactgaagtccaaagactccgattcagttccatccagccaaagcctctcgccttccacagacccttgctcttatagtccagagtcaggtcccacccaatggtgggatcagataccaaccaatggtggaagcagaatcaggtcctaccctggggtgggggcagaatgccaggtcacaccctagggtagggcacaatcacctaatcagattagggtgagcaacatagtaatcccccaaaatatttacatacacaacagtaatttttaatgatatggaatagagaagaagaaaaattatctgGTTCAAATGTTTCTGTGAATATCTTTGATTTAGATACTGATAAATATCTCCTTATAAGAGAACAATCTAGTCTAAAGAAACTCTCATCATGCATAAAATTTTTACTGGGTAAAGAGTAGATAATAAGTTTTCTCTAAGTGAGTAAATATAGTAAGGGAGTATAGGGCATGACTTTGATTTTAAATTCTACATAGTGAATTAAATCAGCTGAAGAACTATTCGTCTGATTCTTGAGGCATTATGATCTCTGTACATAAACACAAGTTGTACATTTTatctcatctttttctttatctcatcaaattttaaactttacttttcCAAACTTAGAAAGTTCATGAGTCTGATTAATTGATTCTAATGACTGAAAGCAAATCAACTTGTTTTGTGAAAATAATACTTaacaagaattaaaataaataaatttatgacaggcactaaaaatgaaacaatgaCTTAAAAGCTATCAAGTAAGATTATCTGCTTTAGTTTGCCCTCTTAAATTTGACATGTTCCAATTGGGCCTGCTGATTTGATGGGGCCAGAATCTACTTTTGGATGGCTTAGCTATGGAACAAGAATTTATTGGTTGATCTCCAAATTCATTTCATCCTTTTGCACAGTCAGGTAAGTTAGTTTCATGTTCTTCTTGAAGCTATGTGTCATCCTATTGCTATGTTATAGCTTCCACATACtcttttacttattctttttgtttttttttttttgtgccacacccaatggtgttcaggacttacccctggatctgcacttagggatcactgctggtgaggcTCACatgaccataaggaatgccaggaatttaacctcAGTTGGCTCTTGTGCAAGCCAAGTGCATTCATTAGtctctgtaccatctctttaGTCCCACACATACTATTTTTATACTCCCCcttaactattatttaaaaattttttgagattCTATAAAAGGGTAAATTAGTTTATGGAAAGGACCTAAATTCTAGAATGACCATGTAACAAGTGAATTGCTGATTCAAAACACATATTTTGGGCATTCTGTGAGTAAAAATAACTAACTATTGTGTTAAGTGGGTGAGATTTTAGAATGTTTTGTTACAGTAGCTGGCATTAACCTAATTAGTACAAGAATGCTGTACGACCATCTCAACTATAAGAGAGGCTGAGAAATATTCCCTCGGGTTGGTCTTACCACCATTTCCAATAAAATTAGAGTTCTGTTGGTaaggaaataggaaaaaataggATATTGGGTGATCAGTCAGTAGTCTCTGTCATTGAATTTAATAAATAACTCAGATATTTCTGAGGAATCAAGGAAAATGAGAACTGAGAAAATATATCTTAATTTGGCAAGTAGGAAGTTGCAGATGACCTTTAAGAGCCCAAGGAGGAGTGATTATCAAATTTCAAAAACTTAAGGGGTGTGTGGACTCTGAGTCATTAAAATTAGCAATTAAACTTGGctataaaagaaaagacaaaggctAAGAGGAAGAACAAGCATTATCAAATGGAGGGGAAATTGTTGATAGTTTGAgtgctgaaaaaaacaaaactagtgaAAATGGAGAATGTAAAAATGATGAAGAAAGAGGAAATGTATAAGGAAGGAAAACCAAAAGATAATGGGATAAAACATAGTGACAACATGAtgagctataagaaaaaataaaatcttccccCATGTCAGGAATTAAGATACAAAGTTGGTACACGGAGAGCTGGAATTGTTAATGTTACtgctttaaaagataaaaagtgaagTATATGATAGAATTGATTTCCCATAATTTCATGTGTTCATTTACAAAACAAACTATATGCATGTTGTTCTAGTTTGAACTGATAGCCAAATTTACAATTGAGTGTAGCTGTTTACATTCcaaaaaggaaatgttaattattttaaattgatttaaccATTAAGAACTTTAGTGAAGGTTACTCActagtttcccctttttttccctAGGTACATAACTTAATGGTATTTTCCAACTTTGCTAAAATGCGGATGTGATAGTTCACTTAGATTTGACCTATGAAATGTAGGTGAAAGTGATGTGCATCACTTATGGTCGCATGAAAACTACTCATGAATGATCTTCTAGTTACTTCTGAATACAGAGAAAGCAATCCAGTGAAGGACAGTGACCACTCCATGGGTATAAATATCTCTTATGTTGGGTCTCTGTGATTCTGAGATTTGTTATGACAGCTAGTTCTTTCAGCTCCTAATTCATCAGTTTGTCAATCAGATGAAAAGTTGGGTTACTTAATAATGTAGTTATATGGACTGAGATACAAAAAAAACCTTTccaacctaatttttttttttttgtggttttgggtcacacccggcagtgctcaggggttactcctggctccatgctcagaaattgcccctggcaggcacggagtaccatatgggatgctgggattcaaaccgatgaccttctgcatgaaaggcaaacgccttacctccatgctatctctccggcccccaacctcATATTTTTAAGCCACTACACACAATTTTTAAGCCCCATGAATTTCCTTAATACCTTTACTATAATTATAGAGCTGTTGGATAATGTGTATAGAGGTTTCACACTACTAATATTGAATATTAAAGGAAAATTTGCTGAGAGGAAAGGGAGGTGTAGTATGCGAGGTATTTGGAAAGTGAAAGAGTATGAAGTAA encodes the following:
- the PTGDR gene encoding prostaglandin D2 receptor, with product MRLSFYSCHNITSVQKGSTVAFSLVLFVGGLVGNLLALGLLARSGLGSCPPRQQRSPPSVFYVLVCGLTVTDLLGKCVVSSFVLNAYAQNRSLQGLVSDSSLCQTFAFFMTFFGLVSTMQLLAMALECWLSIGHPFFYRRHITRRRGALVAPSAGAFCLAFCALPFAGFGKFVQYCPGSWCFFQMVDEERSPVVLGYSVLYASLMALLILAIVLCNLSAMRSLYAMHRRLRRLPRCRLGDPRVQCTAGVSEAASQPLEEMDHLLLLGLMTVLFTMCSLPLVFRAYYGAFINDHKKNESYEVDDLLALRLFSVISIVDPWIFIIFRTSVFRMFFHKIFIRPLSYRHWNNHSCRTKMESREKVKCWRPIKVTQSTNPRAWSPGPVVDSAQTLQVPPSFLHALSLSAWKATYRALASHRLPCSKARSCPGTVDGS